The following are encoded together in the Brassica napus cultivar Da-Ae chromosome A9, Da-Ae, whole genome shotgun sequence genome:
- the LOC106383011 gene encoding uncharacterized protein LOC106383011 — protein sequence MIQDMLGNEFYAGAYKVPGQNQWTECSSVELKNRFLDLTGQKQGETCRVDEEGLMAHLRCPGLFLGQTVRKGNTKVQFSKEANNLCNLNSYNHSGNFYYNDLCYYPYNYDLLLSELRNMTRIHVYF from the exons ATGATACAGGACATGCTTGGAAATGAATTCTATGCTGGTGCTTACAAG GTTCCAGGACAAAACCAATGGACTGAATGTTCTTCTGTGGAGCTCAAGAACCGTTTTCTGGATCTCACTGGTCAAAAACAGGGAGAAACGTGCAGGGTGGATGAAGAAGGCTTAATGGCTCACCTTCGTTGTCCTGGACTGTTTCTTGGTCAAACAGTTCGGAAAGGCAACACCAAGGTTCAGTTCAGCAAGGAGGCCAACAATCTCTGCAACCTTAACTCCTACAACCACTCTGGTAAtttttattacaatgatctttgTTATTATCCTTATAATTATGATCTTCTTTTAAGTGAACTGAGAAATATGACAAGGATACATGTTTATTTCTAA
- the LOC106428806 gene encoding prohibitin-4, mitochondrial — protein MGSQAAVSFLTNIAKAAFGLGTAATVLSSSLYTVDGGERAVLFDRFRGVLDQTVGEGTHFLIPILQRPHVFDIRTKPHTFSSVSGTKDLQMVNLTLRVLSRPEVSRLPTIFQTLGLEYDEKVLPSIGNEVLKAVVAQFNADQLLTERPQVSALVRDSLIKRARDFNIELDDVAITHLSYGMEFSRAVEAKQVAQQEAERSKFVVMKADQERRAAVIRAEGESEAAQLISDATAKAGMGLIELRRIEASREVAATLARSPNVAYLPGGQSMLFNLNAGR, from the exons ATGGGAAGCCAAGCAGCGGTTTCGTTCCTCACCAACATTGCCAAGGCGGCGTTTGGTCTCGGCACGGCGGCGACAGTGCTCTCCTCGTCGCTCTACACGGTCGACGGCGGCGAGAGAGCGGTGCTGTTCGATCGTTTCAGGGGAGTGTTGGATCAGACTGTTGGAGAAGGGACTCACTTCCTGATCCCGATTCTCCAGAGGCCTCACGTCTTCGACATCCGCACTAAGCCTCACACCTTCTCCTCCGTCTCTGGAACCAAGGATCTCCAGATGGTTAATCTCACCCTCCGTGTTCTCTCTCGCCCCGAG GTTTCGCGTCTCCCTACGATATTCCAAACATTGGGTCTAGAGTACGACGAGAAGGTTCTTCCTTCGATTGGAAACGAGGTCTTGAAAGCTGTTGTCGCTCAGTTCAACGCTGATCAGCTCCTCACCGAGCGTCCCCAAGTGTCAGCACTCGTGCGTGACTCTCTCATCAAGCGTGCCAGGGACTTCAACATCGAGCTAGACGATGTGGCTATTACCCATTTGTCGTACGGTATGGAGTTCTCGAGGGCAGTGGAGGCGAAGCAGGTGGCTCAGCAGGAAGCGGAGAGGTCCAAGTTCGTGGTGATGAAGGCTGATCAGGAGAGGAGAGCCGCGGTTATTAGAGCTGAAGGTGAGAGCGAAGCTGCTCAGTTGATATCTGATGCAACGGCTAAAGCTGGAATGGGATTGATCGAGCTCAGGAGGATTGAGGCTTCGAGGGAGGTTGCGGCTACACTGGCTAGGTCTCCAAACGTGGCTTACTTGCCCGGTGGACAGAGCATGCTCTTTAACTTGAACGCTGGTCGTTGA
- the LOC106392338 gene encoding F-box protein At3g27290-like produces the protein MEISCGELGAFGDVDRLREDDLFKTVSFSGYQTVYDTVSWAWDGDDSSNALFNDLLSFGEEINSLPEDPFSMNIRSTLNSFSDWFHEMGEEAATLPNDPFSMKDHKASVLDGGGGEEPHSAFDLVIPYLEMRDTFAVESVCRSLRDSVRKESCFWRTVDLSDSLLKYKVTDDSLLKLTRRAQGHLRCLNLGGCVSITDDGLMQVLASNPLLTKLSVSGCHRLSTVGLLSILRDLRSSNQLGLESLITGGALYFTKEQFKELKLLLGADGEEGKSRRRRLYTSCRSDFSLDDDRGTDIEICPWCEKPSLVFDCASETCPLKDHPCPKQSCRACVVCIERCHDCGSCLNDCEHKPFCFAFSCVICYKKRSNQLQELL, from the exons ATGGAGATCAGTTGCGGCGAGCTTGGAGCTTTTGGTGACGTGGATCGATTACGGGAAGACGATCTCTTCAAAACGGTGTCGTTTTCAGGGTACCAGACTGTTTACGACACAGTAAGCTGGGCTTGGGATGGTGATGATAGCAGCAACGCTTTGTTCAATGATCTGTTGAGCTTCGGTGAAGAGATCAATAGCTTGCCTGAGGATCCCTTCTCTATGAATATTAGATCCACTTTGAACTCCTTCTCTGATTGGTTTCATGAGATGGGTGAAGAAGCAGCCACATTGCCTAACGATCCCTTTTCTATGAAGGATCATAAAGCATCGGTTCTTGATGGTGGAGGTGGTGAAGAGCCTCACTCCGCGTTTGATTTGGTCATTCCTTATCTAGAGATGAGAGACACTTTTGCGGTTGAGTCAGTTTGCAGGTCGTTGCGTGATTCCGTTAGAAAAGAGTCTTGTTTCTGGAGAACCGTTGACCTCAGTGACTCCCTTCTCAAGTACAAAGTGACTGATGATTCCCTTCTGAAGCTAACGCGCCGCGCTCAAGGTCATCTTCGGTGTTTGAATCTGGGAGGATGTGTGAGTATCACTGATGATGGTTTGATGCAAGTGCTAGCAAGCAATCCGCTTCTCACAaag CTGAGTGTATCAGGTTGTCATAGGCTAAGCACAGTAGGATTGTTATCCATTTTAAGGGACTTGAGATCCTCAAACCAACTAGGACTCGAAAGCCTTATCACTGGTGGGGCATTGTATTTCACAAAGGAGCAATTTAAAGAGCTGAAGTTATTACTTGGAGCAGATGGTGAAGAGGGAAAATCGAGGAGGCGGAGATTGTATACATCATGTAGATCAGACTTCTCTTTAGATGACGATCGAGGTACTGACATAGAGATATGTCCCTGGTGTGAGAAACCGAGTCTGGTATTTGATTGTGCATCAGAAACATGTCCGCTGAAGGACCATCCTTGTCCTAAACAGTCGTGCAGAGCTTGCGTAGTCTGCATTGAACGTTGCCATGACTGTGGGAGTTGCTTAAATGATTGTGAACACAAGCCGTTTTGTTTTGCATTCAGCTGTGTGATCTGCTATAAGAAGAGGTCTAACCAGTTACAAGAGTTGCTTTGA